The following coding sequences are from one Reyranella humidisoli window:
- a CDS encoding glycosyltransferase 61 family protein: MMSYDELLETIRRQFPGSFVQQAGERPKLRIPRLRLASQALIARLAQAGVDIEVQGGLPTNDALVEAAAGLSAETAHALGIGLPPLPAHPKCRPLAAALGMDLAVADVVVDRLWVASLELGRGGRYLYLDCKLGHGLRGLQLALPGNEWTGLDRRRATVSWARQHVEGATFGLLPEQPPVDAPDRSFDGVIAVEAFLGSLSSESLQAWLGEIGRLVKPGGFAMLAVNGYARLIQSASLGLESVAELGRAYQALVASGRAELNNRGKPISLYGPPCLAAATFGGDWLVDPPAIGAGPNRRDLYFAQRRVSLTSHARPIEIAGSVEAAKTTPVGARFGLKKAVLVAEAGSITRRAPLMIDDRAVAPDLRAVLASCLLRMRTDFPDQYLLRFTDAAVVGEGSVVLFDGRRYWLLADSAREFLKPDMVPKGMAVGSSRGTFIMPGHVSRTIDDCCLLLQRPWSENFGHWLVDQAAALSFLVESGALPTRRIIVTKTASLGLRQVIRQTIDAILPDAIVYEHDIGEVWRCRDLAYLMPVHVPPLFKLPAALQSLRKHLLPPPSSLSEATPPTRRLHVLRSRGGSRRLVNEAEILEISARYGFETIVPETHSVREQARIFGEAESIVGVKGAALTNIIFAPPSCRVMVLSPGDFIDPFYWNIAGTHHAHYAELFGALAQEDRAISHNDFTIDPIRFDAALRRILAA; encoded by the coding sequence ATGATGTCCTACGACGAGCTTTTGGAGACGATCCGCCGACAATTCCCCGGATCGTTCGTTCAGCAAGCAGGGGAACGGCCAAAGCTTCGCATCCCCAGGTTGCGGCTCGCGTCGCAGGCGCTCATAGCAAGGCTTGCTCAAGCCGGGGTCGACATCGAAGTCCAGGGTGGGCTTCCGACGAACGACGCACTCGTTGAGGCAGCGGCCGGACTGTCCGCCGAAACGGCGCACGCATTGGGCATCGGGCTGCCACCGCTGCCTGCCCATCCCAAATGCAGGCCGCTCGCGGCGGCGCTCGGCATGGACCTCGCCGTTGCCGACGTGGTGGTCGACCGCCTCTGGGTTGCCAGCCTGGAACTTGGGCGCGGTGGTCGTTACCTCTATCTCGACTGCAAGCTCGGCCATGGCCTTCGCGGACTGCAACTCGCGCTCCCTGGAAATGAGTGGACAGGACTCGATCGCCGGCGAGCCACTGTCAGCTGGGCGCGACAGCATGTCGAGGGAGCGACCTTCGGCCTTCTGCCCGAGCAGCCTCCCGTCGACGCGCCGGATCGAAGCTTCGACGGTGTCATCGCCGTTGAGGCATTTCTGGGCTCCTTGTCCTCGGAGTCCCTGCAGGCATGGCTGGGCGAGATCGGTCGCCTAGTGAAGCCGGGCGGCTTTGCAATGCTGGCGGTCAATGGCTATGCGAGATTGATCCAGTCGGCGTCGCTCGGGTTAGAGTCGGTCGCGGAACTCGGCAGAGCATACCAGGCGCTCGTCGCAAGCGGGCGCGCAGAACTGAACAACCGCGGCAAGCCGATCTCTCTCTACGGTCCGCCCTGCCTTGCCGCCGCAACGTTCGGCGGCGACTGGTTGGTGGATCCCCCTGCGATCGGCGCAGGTCCGAACCGTCGCGACCTCTATTTTGCACAACGGCGGGTCTCATTAACCTCGCATGCACGTCCGATCGAAATTGCCGGTTCGGTCGAGGCCGCGAAAACGACGCCGGTCGGCGCCAGATTCGGTCTCAAGAAAGCCGTCCTTGTCGCGGAGGCGGGAAGCATTACGCGCCGTGCACCGTTGATGATCGACGATCGCGCCGTCGCGCCCGATCTCCGGGCCGTCTTGGCGAGCTGCCTCTTGCGGATGCGCACGGATTTCCCGGACCAGTATCTGCTGCGTTTCACCGATGCGGCTGTCGTCGGCGAAGGTAGCGTGGTTCTTTTTGACGGCAGACGCTACTGGCTGCTGGCCGACAGCGCGCGGGAGTTCCTCAAGCCGGACATGGTGCCCAAGGGCATGGCGGTCGGCAGCAGTCGCGGTACATTCATCATGCCGGGACATGTCTCCCGGACCATCGATGACTGCTGTCTCTTGCTGCAGCGGCCCTGGTCGGAGAATTTCGGTCACTGGCTCGTCGATCAGGCAGCGGCGCTTTCTTTTCTGGTGGAATCAGGCGCCCTGCCGACGCGGCGCATCATCGTCACCAAAACGGCCAGCCTTGGCTTGCGCCAGGTGATCCGGCAGACGATCGATGCCATCTTGCCCGACGCGATCGTGTACGAGCACGACATCGGCGAAGTCTGGCGATGCCGCGATCTCGCCTACTTGATGCCGGTCCATGTTCCCCCGCTATTCAAGCTGCCGGCAGCGTTGCAATCATTGCGCAAGCACCTGTTGCCGCCGCCGTCCTCCCTCTCGGAGGCGACGCCACCGACGCGCCGACTGCATGTCCTGCGATCAAGAGGGGGGAGCCGCCGGCTGGTCAACGAGGCGGAGATCCTCGAGATCAGCGCGCGCTACGGTTTCGAGACGATCGTACCGGAGACCCATTCTGTGCGGGAGCAGGCGAGGATATTCGGCGAGGCCGAGTCGATCGTTGGGGTGAAGGGAGCGGCGCTCACCAACATCATCTTCGCTCCGCCTTCCTGTCGCGTGATGGTCCTGTCGCCGGGCGACTTCATCGATCCCTTCTATTGGAACATCGCCGGCACCCATCACGCGCACTACGCCGAACTCTTCGGAGCACTCGCGCAGGAGGACCGCGCCATCAGCCATAACGACTTCACGATCGATCCCATCCGCTTCGATGCCGCCTTGCGGCGTATTCTCGCTGCCTGA
- the hemE gene encoding uroporphyrinogen decarboxylase, giving the protein MSGGKLLETLAGTRHPTPPIWLMRQAGRYLPEYRAVRSTTRSFLEFCYTPDKAVEVTLQPIRRFGLDAAIIFSDILVVPDALGQKVWFEEGEGPKLEALTDPSQFGRLSRTRLQEHLAPVYEAIRRTRAELPKETALLGFAGAPFTLACYMIEGSGSKDFAKVKRWAYAHPESFKLLIDLLIDAVVDHLGHQVDAGADAVQLFDSWAGVLPEEQLFHWSLDPMVRIAKGLRARHPHVPIIAFPRAVGPAALMYRLPETFSALSLDTGIGAHWAAKEIQPHICVQGNLDPIMLVAGGQAMEREATRILDKLGHGSYVFNLGHGVVPQTPPDHVARLVDIVRNWKPS; this is encoded by the coding sequence TTGAGCGGCGGAAAACTCCTGGAGACGCTGGCCGGAACGAGACATCCGACGCCACCGATCTGGCTGATGCGGCAGGCCGGGCGCTACCTGCCGGAGTATCGCGCCGTGCGGTCCACGACGCGGTCGTTCCTCGAATTCTGCTACACGCCCGACAAGGCCGTCGAGGTGACGTTGCAGCCCATTCGCCGGTTCGGGCTCGACGCGGCGATCATCTTCTCCGACATCCTGGTGGTGCCCGACGCACTCGGCCAGAAGGTCTGGTTCGAGGAGGGCGAGGGTCCGAAGCTCGAGGCGCTGACCGATCCCTCGCAGTTCGGCCGCCTGTCCAGGACGCGCCTGCAGGAGCACCTGGCGCCGGTCTATGAGGCGATCCGCCGGACGCGGGCGGAGCTGCCGAAGGAAACGGCGCTCCTGGGATTCGCCGGCGCTCCCTTCACGCTGGCCTGCTACATGATCGAAGGCAGCGGCAGCAAGGACTTCGCCAAGGTGAAGAGATGGGCCTATGCCCATCCTGAATCCTTCAAGCTGCTGATCGATCTCCTCATCGACGCGGTCGTCGACCATCTCGGCCATCAGGTCGATGCGGGCGCCGATGCCGTCCAGCTTTTCGATTCTTGGGCGGGGGTGCTTCCGGAGGAACAGCTCTTCCACTGGTCGCTCGATCCGATGGTGCGGATCGCCAAGGGCCTGCGTGCGCGTCATCCGCACGTGCCGATCATCGCCTTTCCGCGCGCCGTCGGTCCGGCGGCGCTGATGTACCGCCTGCCCGAGACCTTCAGCGCCTTGTCGCTCGACACCGGCATCGGCGCGCATTGGGCGGCGAAGGAGATCCAGCCGCACATCTGCGTGCAGGGCAATCTCGACCCGATCATGCTGGTCGCCGGCGGCCAGGCGATGGAGCGCGAGGCCACGCGCATCCTCGACAAGCTCGGCCACGGTTCCTACGTGTTCAATCTTGGCCATGGCGTCGTGCCGCAGACTCCACCCGACCACGTCGCGCGACTGGTCGATATCGTCCGCAACTGGAAGCCGAGCTGA
- a CDS encoding enoyl-CoA hydratase-related protein, which produces MSNDTVLWEIDRRGVATVTLNRPKVNNAYNGDLIQGLHDAMDSLGAESGLRIVVLRGNGKHFQAGADLSWITGVAKQSPAENEKVSRLTASAVTRLDTCPVPTLALIQGGCFGGGTGIAAACDVVVAQEDALFSISETRWGLMAGIILPQLCQAIGLRQTRRYALTGERFGAHDARRLGLVHEVCPVGGLAEAGEKIVESVLMNAPRATTATKLRSLASARAFIDEGELRDLIDEHARTRQQDEATEGLASFTEKRKPSWYPG; this is translated from the coding sequence ATGTCGAACGATACCGTCCTCTGGGAGATCGACCGCCGCGGCGTGGCCACCGTCACGCTGAACCGGCCCAAGGTGAACAACGCCTACAACGGCGATCTCATCCAGGGACTGCACGATGCGATGGATTCGCTGGGCGCCGAGAGCGGCCTGCGCATCGTCGTGCTGCGGGGCAACGGCAAGCATTTCCAGGCCGGCGCCGATCTGTCGTGGATCACCGGCGTCGCGAAGCAGTCTCCCGCCGAGAACGAGAAGGTGAGCCGCCTCACCGCCTCGGCGGTCACGCGATTGGACACTTGCCCCGTCCCGACGCTCGCCCTGATCCAGGGCGGCTGCTTCGGCGGCGGCACGGGCATCGCGGCGGCCTGCGACGTCGTCGTGGCGCAGGAAGACGCGCTCTTCTCCATCAGCGAAACGCGCTGGGGCCTGATGGCCGGCATCATCCTGCCGCAGCTCTGCCAGGCGATCGGCCTGCGCCAGACGCGACGCTACGCGCTGACCGGCGAGCGCTTCGGCGCCCACGACGCGCGCCGTCTCGGCCTGGTGCACGAGGTCTGCCCGGTGGGCGGCCTGGCCGAAGCCGGCGAGAAGATCGTCGAGTCCGTGCTGATGAACGCACCGCGCGCCACCACCGCGACCAAGCTGCGTTCGCTCGCCTCGGCCCGCGCCTTCATCGACGAGGGCGAGTTGCGCGATCTCATCGACGAGCACGCCCGCACCCGCCAGCAGGACGAAGCCACCGAGGGCCTCGCGAGCTTCACGGAGAAGCGCAAGCCGTCCTGGTATCCGGGCTGA
- a CDS encoding thiamine pyrophosphate-dependent enzyme, producing MSPNKSGATLQRRPLVKQLLDGADDNLLVIAGLGSSNWDITAAGDRPLNMPLWGSMGAPVGMGLGLALAQPTKRVLVITGDGDMLMSLGSLATVATQMPENLAIVVLDNEKFGETGNQATHTSPRNNGPTDSGAGTDLAMIARGCGIPDATTVREASEVADLVKDVRTKKGPVFRLVKVMVEKLEFVMPPQDGAHLKDRFRQALLGHP from the coding sequence ATGAGCCCCAACAAGTCAGGCGCAACGCTGCAGCGCCGCCCGCTGGTCAAGCAGCTCCTCGACGGCGCCGACGATAACCTGCTGGTGATCGCGGGCCTCGGCTCGTCCAACTGGGACATCACCGCGGCCGGCGACCGCCCGCTCAACATGCCGCTCTGGGGCTCGATGGGCGCACCGGTCGGCATGGGCCTCGGCCTCGCTTTGGCCCAGCCCACGAAGCGCGTGCTGGTCATCACCGGCGACGGTGACATGCTGATGAGCCTGGGCTCCCTCGCCACCGTGGCGACGCAGATGCCGGAGAACCTGGCGATCGTCGTGCTCGACAACGAGAAGTTCGGCGAGACCGGCAACCAGGCCACCCACACCAGCCCGCGCAACAACGGCCCGACCGATTCTGGCGCCGGCACCGACCTCGCCATGATCGCGCGCGGTTGCGGCATCCCCGACGCCACGACGGTGCGTGAGGCCAGTGAGGTCGCCGACCTCGTGAAGGACGTGCGCACGAAGAAGGGCCCGGTGTTCCGGCTCGTGAAGGTCATGGTAGAAAAGCTCGAGTTCGTGATGCCGCCGCAGGACGGCGCGCATCTCAAGGACCGTTTCCGCCAGGCCCTGCTGGGTCATCCCTAA
- a CDS encoding LysR substrate-binding domain-containing protein, whose translation MELSQLRTLIHVADLGSLSKAADRIGIAQPALSRQIRMLEEELSVRLFTRHGRGMVLTEKGREILEHATRVMAELEEIRATASDLDAPLKGRIAIGFPPTVADILSLPLVAAFGQTHPQVELRLVGAYTGHLIDWLHRGEIDVAILYDPQSARSLRSEPLLLEKLFLIGPPDSGLSSGRSIPFSELEGRRILLPSTRHGLRTIVEQCAIEAGIALQIAVEADSYATLKDLVRHGHGWTILPLSPIYDDIAAGRLLAAPLTDPAPVRQLVLSYPADRPVSRLTRFAGDKIAEIVADQVERKIWPGQLLRKA comes from the coding sequence ATGGAGCTTTCCCAACTTCGCACCCTGATCCACGTCGCCGACCTCGGCAGCCTGAGCAAGGCGGCCGATCGGATCGGCATCGCCCAGCCCGCGCTCAGCCGACAGATCCGGATGCTGGAAGAGGAGCTGTCGGTCCGGCTGTTCACCCGGCACGGTCGCGGCATGGTCCTGACGGAAAAGGGACGCGAGATCCTCGAGCATGCGACACGCGTCATGGCCGAACTGGAGGAGATCCGTGCCACCGCCTCCGACCTCGACGCGCCCCTGAAGGGCCGGATCGCCATCGGGTTTCCGCCGACGGTGGCCGACATCCTCTCGCTGCCCCTGGTCGCCGCCTTTGGACAGACCCATCCCCAGGTCGAGTTGCGGCTGGTCGGCGCTTACACCGGCCATCTGATCGACTGGCTGCATCGCGGCGAGATCGACGTCGCCATCCTCTACGATCCGCAGTCCGCCCGGTCGCTGCGGTCCGAGCCGTTGCTGCTTGAGAAGCTGTTCCTGATCGGACCGCCCGACTCGGGGCTTTCCAGCGGCCGCTCGATCCCGTTCTCGGAACTCGAGGGCAGGCGTATCCTGCTGCCCAGCACGCGCCATGGGTTGAGGACGATCGTCGAGCAATGCGCCATCGAGGCCGGCATTGCGCTCCAGATCGCCGTCGAGGCCGATTCCTACGCCACCCTGAAGGATCTGGTCCGTCACGGCCATGGCTGGACGATCCTGCCGCTGTCACCCATCTACGACGACATCGCGGCAGGCCGGTTGCTCGCGGCACCGCTGACCGATCCGGCGCCGGTCCGGCAACTGGTTCTGTCCTATCCGGCCGACCGACCGGTTTCCCGCCTCACGCGTTTCGCCGGAGACAAGATCGCCGAGATCGTTGCCGACCAGGTCGAACGGAAGATCTGGCCGGGGCAGTTGCTCAGAAAGGCTTGA
- a CDS encoding thiamine pyrophosphate-binding protein: MTAAPTQPAPSNVDWRDQIFEVFQDHDVKQVYHVPDAGHGRLIEACQRSNSIRTLALTTEEEGIPLAAGAWLGGQRSVLLMQSSGVGNTINLMGMPKTLRFPFLTLITMRGDYGEFNSWQYPMGQGTPKVLEAMGVLLYSVETADEVKATVDAAARSAFNGGQAVAVLLRQKLIGIKNFGKK, encoded by the coding sequence ATGACCGCCGCACCGACGCAGCCTGCCCCTTCCAATGTTGATTGGCGCGACCAGATTTTCGAGGTCTTCCAGGACCACGACGTCAAGCAGGTCTATCACGTCCCCGACGCCGGCCATGGCCGCCTGATCGAGGCCTGCCAGAGGTCGAACTCGATCCGCACCCTGGCACTCACGACCGAGGAGGAGGGCATTCCGCTCGCCGCCGGGGCTTGGCTGGGCGGGCAGCGCTCGGTGCTGCTGATGCAGAGCTCGGGCGTCGGCAACACCATCAACCTGATGGGCATGCCCAAGACGCTGCGCTTCCCGTTCCTGACGCTGATCACGATGCGCGGCGATTACGGCGAGTTCAATTCATGGCAGTACCCGATGGGCCAAGGCACGCCGAAGGTGCTCGAGGCGATGGGCGTACTGCTCTACTCGGTCGAGACGGCCGACGAGGTGAAGGCCACGGTCGACGCCGCCGCACGGTCGGCCTTCAACGGTGGCCAGGCCGTCGCCGTGCTGCTGCGCCAGAAGCTGATCGGCATCAAGAATTTCGGGAAGAAGTAG
- the hemH gene encoding ferrochelatase: protein MKIAIVLFNLGGPDSPEAVQPFLRNLFSDPAIISLPSFFRLPLARFIASRRTAKAQGIYAKIGGSSPILGQTEAQARALEDALGPGHEWRGYVCMRYWHPMTEAVVRSVKRFAPDRIVLLPLYPQFSTTTTASSVKAWKEAAATAKLNVPTQTVCCYPDEEGFIAASVELVKQGLAEAESRPTRVLFSAHGLPEKVIKAGDPYQAQVERTAKAIADRIGGLDWSVCYQSRVGPLKWIGPATDDEIRRAGKDGKAIVLYPLAFVSEHSETLVELDMDYRELANESGVPAYIRVPTVGTHPAFIEGLANRVRAILAEPQVAICHGATAMPCSGDHRGCPLIAGSV from the coding sequence GTGAAGATCGCAATCGTCCTGTTCAATCTCGGCGGGCCCGATTCGCCCGAGGCGGTGCAGCCGTTCCTGCGCAACCTGTTCAGCGATCCGGCGATCATCTCGCTGCCATCGTTCTTTCGTCTGCCGCTGGCGCGCTTCATCGCCAGCCGGCGCACGGCGAAGGCGCAGGGCATCTACGCCAAGATCGGCGGCAGCTCGCCGATCCTCGGCCAGACCGAAGCCCAGGCGCGGGCGCTGGAGGACGCGCTGGGGCCGGGGCATGAATGGCGCGGCTATGTCTGCATGCGCTACTGGCATCCGATGACCGAAGCGGTCGTGCGTTCGGTCAAGCGCTTCGCGCCCGATCGTATCGTGCTGCTGCCGCTCTATCCGCAATTCTCCACGACGACGACGGCCTCGTCGGTGAAAGCGTGGAAGGAAGCGGCGGCCACGGCGAAGCTCAATGTGCCGACGCAAACCGTCTGCTGCTATCCCGACGAAGAAGGGTTCATCGCGGCCTCGGTCGAACTCGTGAAGCAGGGGCTGGCCGAAGCGGAGAGTCGTCCGACGCGCGTGCTGTTCTCCGCGCACGGACTGCCGGAGAAAGTCATCAAGGCCGGCGATCCTTACCAGGCGCAGGTCGAACGCACAGCCAAAGCCATTGCCGATCGCATCGGCGGTCTCGACTGGTCAGTCTGCTACCAGAGCCGTGTCGGGCCGTTGAAGTGGATCGGCCCTGCGACCGACGACGAGATCCGGCGCGCGGGCAAGGACGGCAAGGCGATCGTGCTCTATCCGCTGGCCTTCGTGTCGGAGCATTCCGAGACGCTGGTCGAGCTCGACATGGACTACCGGGAGCTGGCGAACGAGAGCGGTGTGCCGGCCTACATTCGTGTGCCGACCGTGGGAACGCATCCTGCCTTCATCGAAGGCCTCGCCAATCGCGTGCGCGCGATCCTCGCCGAGCCGCAGGTCGCGATCTGCCATGGTGCGACGGCGATGCCCTGCAGCGGCGATCATCGCGGCTGTCCGCTGATCGCCGGATCTGTCTGA
- a CDS encoding Bug family tripartite tricarboxylate transporter substrate binding protein → MNLRRRTVLGAMGASLLAAPALAQDYPNKPLKMIVPYPPGGGTDGLGRITAQFLSEKLGQQIVIQNVGGASGTIGSEMVRRAEPDGYTVLFNASLFVLGKTVVPSCPYDPQTDFRAIAQAGEAPLVMLANNNVPGNDYAATMAAVAKDPKKFFVAISSGGSAGHIATLAWLKRIGIPLDQILYKGTAPANTDLMSGSVQFFMDPWTALLPLATSGRAKGLYVTSKERTPLAPNIPTSAEVGLKDFNLSSWYGVWAPKDTPDAIVNRLAAGMAEVSKDKAFVDKTTSLGIVPTARGPKDFAAFIKSEVETNTALLKEANFKPE, encoded by the coding sequence ATGAATCTCCGTCGTAGGACCGTCCTGGGCGCCATGGGCGCCTCGCTTCTCGCCGCGCCGGCCCTCGCACAGGATTATCCGAACAAGCCGCTCAAGATGATCGTGCCCTACCCGCCGGGCGGCGGTACCGACGGCCTCGGCCGCATCACCGCGCAGTTCCTGTCGGAGAAGCTCGGCCAGCAGATCGTCATCCAGAATGTCGGGGGCGCCTCGGGCACCATCGGTTCCGAGATGGTCCGCCGCGCCGAGCCGGATGGCTACACCGTCCTGTTCAACGCCAGCCTGTTCGTGTTGGGCAAGACGGTGGTCCCGTCCTGCCCCTACGATCCGCAGACTGATTTCCGTGCCATTGCCCAGGCGGGCGAGGCGCCGCTGGTGATGCTGGCCAACAACAACGTGCCCGGAAACGACTACGCGGCCACGATGGCGGCCGTCGCCAAGGACCCGAAGAAGTTCTTCGTGGCGATCTCCTCCGGCGGCTCGGCCGGACACATCGCGACACTCGCCTGGCTGAAGCGGATCGGCATCCCTCTCGACCAGATCCTCTACAAGGGTACCGCGCCGGCCAATACCGACCTGATGTCCGGCAGCGTCCAGTTCTTCATGGATCCCTGGACGGCGCTGCTGCCGCTCGCCACGTCGGGCCGCGCGAAGGGCCTGTATGTGACGTCCAAGGAGCGCACCCCGCTCGCACCGAACATTCCGACGAGCGCCGAAGTCGGCCTCAAGGATTTCAACCTGAGTTCCTGGTACGGCGTATGGGCCCCCAAGGACACGCCCGATGCGATCGTGAACAGGCTCGCGGCCGGCATGGCCGAAGTCTCAAAGGACAAGGCCTTCGTCGACAAGACCACCTCGCTCGGCATCGTGCCGACCGCGCGTGGCCCGAAGGACTTTGCCGCCTTCATTAAGTCGGAAGTCGAGACCAACACCGCGCTGCTGAAGGAAGCCAACTTCAAGCCGGAGTGA
- a CDS encoding pyruvate, water dikinase regulatory protein, giving the protein MANRNFHVHLVSDSTGETVSSVARACLVQYEGIFVQEHVWSLVRSPAQMEKVMQAVERDRGPVLYTLVDPELRDVVRDHCRRLQLPCVGVLDQAMSVLAVHFHSKSEQWPGRQHQLDEGYFDRIDAMHYTLAHDDGQSTHDLEDADVILVGPSRTSKTPTCVYLANRGVRAANVPLVPQVPPPVELEEARRPLIVGLITDPERLVQIRVNRLRLMQQDTESEYTDMDTVQSEIQEARRLYARRKWATIDVTRRSIEETAAAILQMLATRREQRLQST; this is encoded by the coding sequence GTGGCCAACCGTAATTTTCACGTCCATCTCGTGTCCGATTCGACCGGTGAGACCGTGTCGAGCGTCGCGCGCGCCTGTCTCGTCCAGTACGAGGGCATCTTCGTTCAGGAGCATGTCTGGTCACTGGTGCGCTCCCCGGCGCAGATGGAAAAAGTCATGCAGGCGGTCGAGCGCGACCGTGGCCCCGTCCTCTATACGCTCGTCGATCCCGAGTTGCGCGACGTCGTGCGCGATCATTGCCGGCGCCTGCAGTTGCCCTGCGTCGGTGTGCTCGACCAGGCGATGAGCGTGCTGGCCGTCCATTTCCATTCCAAGAGCGAGCAGTGGCCGGGACGCCAGCACCAGCTCGACGAAGGCTATTTCGACCGTATCGACGCCATGCACTACACGCTGGCGCACGACGACGGCCAGTCGACGCACGATCTCGAGGATGCCGACGTGATTCTGGTCGGCCCGTCACGGACATCGAAGACACCGACATGTGTCTATCTCGCCAATCGCGGCGTGCGCGCGGCCAACGTGCCTCTGGTGCCGCAGGTGCCGCCGCCGGTCGAACTCGAGGAGGCCAGGCGGCCGCTGATCGTCGGCCTGATCACCGATCCCGAGCGGCTGGTGCAGATCCGCGTCAACCGTCTGAGGCTCATGCAGCAGGACACCGAGTCGGAATATACCGACATGGACACGGTGCAGAGCGAGATACAGGAGGCCCGTCGCCTCTACGCCCGCCGCAAATGGGCGACGATCGACGTCACGCGCCGCTCGATCGAGGAGACCGCGGCGGCCATCCTGCAGATGCTGGCCACGCGCCGGGAGCAGCGACTGCAATCGACCTGA
- a CDS encoding C45 family autoproteolytic acyltransferase/hydolase, whose amino-acid sequence MTDYAPFPLIDLSGGPRERGRIHGKAAADRLRRGAKMYAESLLKSGVDWKELERRAEAMVPLIDRFDPTYTEEMRGIAEGANEPFAAVVLMNARTEMVVAARKQQAAKHFPDGCTAALALPEASADGVLLHGQNWDWRSECAENGVVLRIRRDDGPDILTFTEAGGLARSGLNSAGIGLTANALECDRDYQRGPGVPLPFIRRKVLEAAHLAHAVQTIVSTPKPGSNHMAVSHCGGEAFGFECAPDETFWIAPDRGLYVHANHWIADSARAKVKDTGLAETPDSIYRDKRVRDQLSPKRGKLTLEDLRQAFFDDWGTPYSVCRPPRLNSRGVSTATTAMILMRPAAGHLEACPMPALNRQFTTYTLTPDRTAQKQAAE is encoded by the coding sequence ATGACCGACTACGCTCCCTTCCCGCTGATCGATCTCTCCGGCGGCCCCAGGGAGCGCGGTCGGATCCACGGTAAGGCCGCCGCCGATCGCTTGCGGCGTGGGGCGAAGATGTACGCCGAGTCGCTGCTCAAGTCGGGCGTCGACTGGAAGGAACTGGAGCGGCGCGCCGAGGCGATGGTGCCGCTGATCGACAGGTTCGATCCGACCTACACCGAGGAAATGCGCGGCATCGCCGAGGGGGCGAACGAGCCCTTCGCCGCGGTCGTGCTGATGAACGCCCGCACCGAGATGGTGGTCGCGGCGCGCAAGCAGCAGGCCGCCAAGCACTTCCCCGACGGCTGCACGGCTGCGCTCGCACTGCCCGAGGCCAGCGCCGACGGCGTGTTGCTGCATGGCCAGAACTGGGATTGGCGCTCGGAATGCGCCGAGAACGGCGTCGTGCTGCGCATCCGCCGCGACGACGGGCCCGACATCCTGACCTTCACCGAAGCAGGCGGGCTGGCGCGCTCCGGCCTCAACTCGGCGGGCATCGGCCTCACCGCCAACGCGCTGGAATGCGACCGTGACTACCAGCGCGGGCCGGGCGTGCCGCTGCCGTTCATCCGCCGCAAGGTGCTGGAAGCCGCCCATCTCGCCCACGCGGTGCAGACCATCGTGTCGACGCCCAAGCCCGGTTCGAACCACATGGCGGTGAGCCACTGTGGAGGCGAGGCCTTCGGCTTCGAATGCGCGCCCGACGAGACCTTCTGGATCGCGCCCGACCGCGGCCTCTATGTGCACGCCAATCACTGGATCGCCGATTCGGCGCGCGCCAAGGTGAAGGACACGGGTCTCGCCGAGACGCCGGATTCGATCTATCGCGACAAGCGCGTGCGCGACCAGCTGTCACCCAAGCGCGGGAAGCTCACGCTGGAGGATCTCCGCCAGGCCTTCTTCGATGATTGGGGCACGCCCTACTCGGTGTGCCGCCCGCCGCGCCTCAACTCGCGCGGCGTCTCCACGGCGACCACGGCGATGATCCTGATGCGCCCGGCCGCGGGCCATCTCGAAGCCTGCCCGATGCCGGCGCTCAACCGCCAGTTCACGACTTACACGCTGACGCCCGATCGCACCGCGCAGAAGCAGGCCGCTGAGTAG
- the hemJ gene encoding protoporphyrinogen oxidase HemJ — MLYEVLKALHIVSVIAWMAGLLYLPRLFVYHADAEKGSTQSETFKVMERRLLRGIMNPAMILTWVFGLALAWQGDWWHAPWWQAKFALVCGLTAVHHLYGRWRKEFAADQNVRPANHYRWWNEVPTLLMIGIVFLVVLKPF; from the coding sequence ATGCTCTACGAGGTGCTGAAGGCGCTGCATATCGTTTCGGTCATCGCCTGGATGGCGGGGCTGCTCTACCTGCCGCGCCTGTTCGTCTATCACGCCGATGCCGAGAAAGGTTCCACGCAGAGCGAGACCTTCAAGGTGATGGAGCGCCGCCTGCTGCGCGGCATCATGAACCCGGCGATGATCCTGACCTGGGTCTTCGGTCTGGCCCTCGCCTGGCAGGGCGACTGGTGGCACGCGCCGTGGTGGCAGGCCAAGTTCGCGTTGGTCTGCGGCCTCACCGCGGTGCATCACCTGTACGGACGCTGGCGCAAGGAGTTCGCGGCCGACCAGAACGTCCGGCCTGCCAACCATTACCGCTGGTGGAACGAGGTCCCGACCCTGCTGATGATCGGCATCGTCTTCCTCGTGGTGCTCAAGCCTTTCTGA